One window of the Amycolatopsis mediterranei genome contains the following:
- a CDS encoding ANTAR domain-containing protein — translation MAGEVDPAEENSGFSGGPGGEAPGSGRSPDCHAQLREALASRPVIEQAKGMVMLLRGCPADEAFGVLVTVSQLTNVKLRDVAAVVVAAGSDAGPGLSDEDAERAVRAELCRHVLGGPD, via the coding sequence GTGGCCGGTGAGGTCGACCCGGCGGAGGAGAACAGCGGCTTTTCGGGGGGTCCGGGTGGCGAAGCCCCCGGCTCGGGGCGAAGCCCCGATTGTCACGCGCAGCTGCGCGAGGCGCTGGCGTCCCGGCCGGTGATCGAACAGGCCAAGGGCATGGTGATGCTGCTGCGCGGCTGCCCCGCCGACGAGGCGTTCGGCGTGCTGGTCACCGTGTCGCAGCTGACCAACGTCAAGCTCCGGGACGTGGCCGCGGTCGTCGTGGCCGCCGGGAGCGACGCCGGCCCGGGACTGTCCGATGAGGACGCCGAGCGCGCCGTCCGCGCGGAGCTGTGCCGGCACGTGCTGGGCGGACCGGACTGA
- a CDS encoding ABC transporter permease, producing MNALATTRRILTQLRHDPRTVVLLVAVPSVLMILLRYVLDSEQRFSAVAPALLGIFPFTIMFLLTSVTTLRERTTGTLTRLMTMPIGKLDLLLGYALAFGLLATLQVVVAAGISLTWLGLAIAGSVWVLLLIVVLDALLGTALGLFVSAFARTEFQAIQFLPVFVLPQFLLCGLFVPRGDMGWVLSAVSDVLPLSYAVDALTQVTRSAEVDGTLVRDIGIIAGCAVLALLLGAATLRRRTP from the coding sequence GTGAACGCGCTGGCCACCACCCGGCGGATCCTCACCCAGCTGCGCCACGACCCGCGCACGGTCGTGCTGCTCGTAGCGGTGCCGAGCGTGCTGATGATCCTGCTGCGGTACGTGCTCGACTCGGAGCAGCGGTTCAGCGCGGTCGCGCCGGCGTTGCTCGGGATCTTCCCGTTCACGATCATGTTCCTGCTGACCTCGGTGACGACGTTGCGCGAGCGCACGACCGGCACGTTGACGCGGCTGATGACCATGCCGATCGGCAAGCTCGACCTGCTCCTCGGCTACGCGCTGGCGTTCGGCCTGCTCGCCACCCTGCAGGTGGTCGTGGCCGCCGGCATCTCCCTGACCTGGCTCGGGCTGGCCATCGCGGGCTCGGTCTGGGTCCTGCTGCTCATCGTGGTGCTGGACGCGCTCCTCGGCACCGCGCTCGGCCTGTTCGTCAGCGCGTTCGCCCGCACCGAGTTCCAGGCGATCCAGTTCCTGCCGGTGTTCGTGCTGCCGCAGTTCCTGCTGTGCGGCCTGTTCGTCCCGCGCGGGGACATGGGCTGGGTGCTGAGCGCGGTGTCGGACGTCCTGCCGCTGTCCTACGCCGTGGACGCGCTCACCCAGGTGACCCGCTCGGCCGAGGTGGACGGCACCCTGGTCCGCGACATCGGCATCATCGCCGGCTGCGCGGTCCTCGCCCTGCTGCTCGGTGCGGCGACCCTGCGCCGCCGCACCCCTTGA
- a CDS encoding glycoside hydrolase family 9 protein, with protein sequence MRARKFRAGLVLLAVTALGLTAGSVPASAATYERLLNGTFAGGTLDPWWAGSGTTGRVTGGEFCTDVTGGTANGYDALAGQNGVPFETGQQYTLTFDAHATTAQQISAVAGEAVSPYRQISRTDLTVMPATQHFTVTFTSTLDFPNAGNGQLAFWFGGQAANNTVCLDNISLIGGVIPPGGLPPTSGIRVNQESYVPGLPKHATVISSSATPLTWTLRNSAGTAVTTGQTRPRGADAASGESVHDIDFSAYDTAGTGYTLAVGSETSFPFDISADGLKKLRYDSLAFFYHQRSGIAIDARYVGATYARPAGHVNVAPNQGDNNVPCRADLNCGYTLDVRGGWYDAGDQGKYVVNGGIATWELLDEYERALKLGDASALGDGKLAIPEQGNGVPDILDEARWEVDFLLSMQVPDGKPNAGMVHHKIHDAAWTALPTRPDQDSQPRRLSPPSTAATLNMAAVAAQASRLWRTIDPAYSAKLLAAAEKAYAAAKANPNVLADPNDGTGGGTYSDNTVTDEFYWAAAELFATTGKSGYRTDVTGSSLYRGVSFNTHGFDWGSTGALGDITLALVPTDLPAADVAAIKSAITTTADSHLAQMAGMGYPAPYRTADGTYEWGSNGLVANNGVVLALAYDFTKQDKYRDGAFEAMDYLLGRNPANYSYVSGHGDQAVQNVHHRFWAHELDPSLPSAPPGALSGGPNSGLQDPTAARLLTGCAPQRCYVDDIQAYSVNEVAINWNSALAWLANWTAEKSPSAVDTTAPAAAGKPVVSAVSATGATVTWTASSDAESGIKSYDVVSVTGSARKVLATVTGTTATLTGLSPSTAYTLVVVARNGAGLTGPDSAATQFTTLPDASGGGCAVTYSATSWTGGFTAYLTLTNTGTTAWPTWALKFAFPGTQKVTQGWSATWAQSGAGVTATALPWNASVAPGKSVSIGFNGSFTGSTNPPPTAFAVNGKTCG encoded by the coding sequence ATGCGGGCAAGGAAATTCCGGGCTGGTCTGGTGTTACTGGCGGTGACGGCGCTCGGGTTGACCGCGGGCTCCGTGCCCGCGTCCGCCGCGACGTACGAGCGGCTGCTCAACGGCACCTTCGCCGGCGGCACCCTCGACCCCTGGTGGGCCGGGTCCGGGACCACCGGACGCGTCACCGGCGGGGAGTTCTGCACCGACGTCACCGGCGGCACGGCCAACGGCTACGACGCGCTGGCCGGCCAGAACGGCGTCCCCTTCGAGACGGGCCAGCAGTACACGCTGACCTTCGACGCGCACGCGACGACCGCCCAGCAGATCTCCGCCGTCGCGGGCGAGGCCGTCTCGCCCTACCGGCAGATCTCCCGCACCGACCTGACGGTCATGCCCGCCACCCAGCACTTCACCGTCACCTTCACGTCCACATTGGACTTCCCCAACGCGGGCAACGGGCAGCTGGCCTTCTGGTTCGGCGGCCAGGCCGCGAACAACACCGTCTGCCTGGACAACATCTCGCTGATCGGCGGCGTCATCCCGCCCGGCGGCCTGCCGCCGACGAGCGGCATCCGGGTGAACCAGGAAAGCTACGTGCCCGGCCTGCCCAAGCACGCCACCGTGATCAGCAGCTCGGCGACGCCGCTGACGTGGACGTTGCGCAACTCCGCGGGCACCGCGGTGACCACCGGCCAGACCCGGCCCCGCGGCGCGGACGCCGCCTCCGGCGAGAGCGTCCACGACATCGACTTCTCCGCCTACGACACGGCGGGCACCGGGTACACCCTCGCCGTCGGCTCCGAGACGAGCTTCCCGTTCGACATCTCCGCGGACGGGCTGAAGAAGCTCCGCTACGACTCGCTGGCGTTCTTCTACCACCAGCGCAGCGGCATCGCGATCGACGCCCGGTACGTCGGGGCCACCTACGCGCGCCCGGCGGGGCATGTCAACGTCGCGCCGAACCAGGGTGACAACAACGTCCCCTGCCGAGCGGACCTGAACTGCGGCTACACCCTCGACGTGCGCGGCGGCTGGTACGACGCGGGCGACCAGGGCAAGTACGTCGTCAACGGCGGCATCGCGACCTGGGAGCTGCTCGACGAGTACGAGCGCGCCCTGAAGCTGGGCGACGCGAGCGCGCTCGGCGACGGGAAGCTGGCCATCCCCGAACAGGGCAACGGCGTCCCGGACATCCTCGACGAAGCCCGCTGGGAAGTCGACTTCCTGCTCTCCATGCAGGTGCCCGACGGCAAGCCGAACGCGGGCATGGTGCACCACAAGATCCACGACGCGGCGTGGACCGCCCTGCCCACCCGGCCCGACCAGGACAGCCAGCCGCGCCGGCTCTCCCCGCCGAGCACGGCGGCCACGCTGAACATGGCCGCGGTCGCGGCGCAGGCGTCCCGGCTGTGGCGGACGATCGACCCGGCGTATTCGGCCAAGCTGCTCGCCGCGGCCGAGAAGGCGTACGCCGCGGCGAAGGCCAACCCGAACGTGCTCGCCGACCCGAACGACGGCACCGGGGGCGGGACCTACAGCGACAACACCGTGACCGACGAGTTCTACTGGGCGGCCGCGGAGCTCTTCGCGACGACCGGCAAGAGCGGGTACCGCACCGACGTCACCGGCTCTTCGCTCTACCGCGGCGTCAGCTTCAACACCCACGGCTTCGACTGGGGCTCGACGGGGGCGCTCGGCGACATCACCCTGGCCCTGGTGCCCACCGACCTGCCCGCGGCCGACGTCGCGGCGATCAAGTCGGCGATCACCACGACCGCCGACAGCCACCTCGCGCAGATGGCGGGCATGGGCTACCCGGCGCCGTACCGCACGGCCGACGGCACGTACGAGTGGGGATCCAACGGCCTGGTGGCCAACAACGGCGTCGTGCTCGCCCTGGCCTACGACTTCACCAAACAGGACAAGTACCGCGATGGCGCGTTCGAGGCCATGGACTACCTGCTGGGCCGCAACCCCGCGAACTACTCCTACGTCTCCGGCCACGGCGACCAGGCCGTGCAGAACGTGCACCACCGGTTCTGGGCGCACGAGCTGGACCCGTCGCTGCCGTCCGCCCCGCCCGGGGCGCTCTCCGGCGGGCCCAACAGCGGCCTGCAGGACCCGACCGCGGCCCGGCTGCTCACCGGCTGCGCGCCCCAGCGCTGCTACGTCGACGACATCCAGGCGTATTCGGTGAACGAGGTCGCGATCAACTGGAACTCGGCGCTGGCCTGGCTGGCGAACTGGACGGCGGAGAAGTCACCGTCCGCGGTGGACACGACCGCCCCGGCCGCGGCGGGCAAGCCCGTCGTCTCGGCGGTGTCCGCCACCGGCGCGACGGTGACCTGGACGGCGTCCTCGGACGCCGAGAGCGGGATCAAGAGCTACGACGTCGTCAGCGTGACCGGCTCGGCCCGCAAGGTCCTGGCCACCGTCACCGGAACCACCGCGACCCTGACCGGGCTGTCGCCGTCGACGGCCTACACCCTGGTCGTGGTGGCCCGCAACGGCGCCGGTCTCACCGGGCCGGACTCGGCGGCCACGCAGTTCACGACGCTGCCGGACGCTTCGGGCGGCGGCTGCGCGGTGACCTACTCGGCCACCTCCTGGACCGGTGGCTTCACCGCCTACCTCACGCTGACCAACACCGGGACGACGGCGTGGCCGACGTGGGCGCTGAAGTTCGCCTTCCCGGGTACCCAGAAGGTGACCCAGGGCTGGTCGGCGACGTGGGCGCAGTCCGGTGCGGGCGTCACCGCCACGGCCCTGCCCTGGAACGCTTCGGTGGCACCGGGCAAGTCGGTCTCGATCGGCTTCAACGGCAGCTTCACGGGCAGTACCAACCCGCCACCGACGGCCTTCGCGGTGAACGGGAAGACCTGCGGCTGA
- a CDS encoding ABC transporter ATP-binding protein: protein MDEPAIVVADLRVRRGGEEVLRDSPVTVRRGTVTGLLGPNGCGKSTLMRSIVGVQLVASGQVAVLGRPAGHPELRRRIGYATQEPAIYADLTVTEALRYFAAVLGAPASDVDRVITRTGLTTSARVLVGRLSGGQRGRANLAVALLGTPELLVLDEPTVGSDPELRDELWKLFHDLAATGVTLLISSHVMDEAARCDDLLLLHRGKLLARGTPEALRTRTGAPDLEQAFLRLIKGRAEAAR, encoded by the coding sequence GTGGACGAGCCGGCGATCGTCGTGGCGGACCTGCGCGTCCGCCGCGGCGGCGAAGAGGTGCTGCGCGACAGCCCGGTCACCGTGCGACGCGGGACGGTGACCGGGCTGCTGGGGCCGAACGGCTGCGGCAAGAGCACGCTGATGCGCTCGATCGTCGGCGTCCAGCTCGTCGCGTCCGGGCAGGTGGCGGTGCTCGGCAGGCCCGCGGGGCACCCCGAGCTGCGCCGCCGGATCGGCTACGCGACCCAGGAACCGGCGATCTACGCGGACCTGACGGTGACCGAGGCCCTGCGCTACTTCGCCGCGGTGCTCGGCGCGCCGGCGTCCGATGTGGACCGGGTGATCACCCGGACGGGGCTCACCACCTCGGCCCGCGTGCTGGTCGGCCGCCTCTCCGGCGGCCAGCGCGGCCGGGCCAACCTGGCCGTGGCGCTGCTGGGCACCCCCGAGCTGCTGGTGCTGGACGAGCCGACGGTCGGCTCCGACCCCGAGCTGCGCGACGAGCTCTGGAAGCTGTTCCACGACCTGGCGGCCACCGGCGTCACGCTGCTGATCTCCAGCCACGTCATGGACGAAGCCGCCCGCTGCGACGACCTCCTGCTGCTGCACCGCGGCAAGCTCCTCGCCCGCGGCACGCCCGAGGCGCTGCGGACGCGGACCGGCGCGCCCGATCTCGAGCAGGCGTTCCTGCGCCTGATCAAGGGCCGTGCGGAGGCGGCGCGGTGA
- a CDS encoding O-antigen ligase family protein, producing the protein MSLVTVVRPSARETREVALLRVLACATVGLAPVEGYLTAVQSQLGKVAPALLTAVWLAVRIRHRQLPRPTPLHAVLALLAVVLVATASRHAAGPFTAEYTVRWLPFLVVTAVLADVASREVPIRWLLLAAAAGATAAGAGALFSLVAQGEARASGPQPDPNDLAYFLVAAVPLLAALHRRGRGAVLTAAGIVLVAGATATFSRGGALGLTAAVGWLLLRRVLPWRVLAAAAVAIAGLGLGALLFAGPQLDRALQEKSFIAASNVDTRELRWQAAARMLTAQPVLGVGPGGFREHYAAESHNAEVDEQTPVAHDMYLEVAAELGLPGFALFAGVVGTAAVASERTVRRAGPGARRTEAVAIQAALLAVLVTSTFLSEQYYLPFWSLAALAVATEARVREGEGSADAGAARDQ; encoded by the coding sequence ATGAGCCTGGTCACGGTCGTCCGGCCCTCGGCTCGCGAAACCCGGGAAGTGGCGCTGCTGCGGGTCCTCGCGTGCGCGACCGTCGGCCTGGCGCCGGTCGAGGGCTATCTGACGGCCGTGCAGAGCCAGCTCGGCAAGGTCGCGCCCGCCCTGCTGACCGCGGTTTGGCTCGCCGTGCGGATCCGGCACCGGCAGCTGCCCCGGCCGACCCCGCTGCACGCCGTTCTCGCGCTGCTCGCCGTCGTGCTGGTGGCGACCGCGTCCCGGCACGCGGCGGGCCCGTTCACCGCGGAGTACACCGTGCGCTGGCTGCCGTTCCTGGTGGTCACCGCGGTGCTCGCGGACGTCGCGAGCCGGGAGGTGCCGATCCGGTGGCTGCTGCTCGCGGCGGCCGCGGGCGCGACGGCCGCCGGGGCGGGTGCCCTCTTCAGCCTGGTCGCCCAGGGCGAAGCGCGCGCGAGCGGGCCGCAGCCGGATCCGAACGACCTGGCCTACTTCCTCGTCGCGGCGGTGCCCCTGCTCGCGGCGCTGCACCGCCGGGGCCGGGGCGCCGTCCTGACGGCCGCGGGCATCGTCCTGGTGGCCGGCGCGACGGCGACGTTCTCCCGCGGCGGCGCGCTCGGCCTGACCGCCGCGGTCGGCTGGCTGCTGCTGCGCCGGGTGCTGCCGTGGCGGGTGCTCGCCGCCGCGGCCGTCGCGATCGCCGGGCTGGGACTGGGCGCGCTGCTGTTCGCCGGGCCGCAGCTGGACCGGGCCCTGCAGGAGAAGAGCTTCATCGCGGCGTCCAATGTGGACACTCGGGAACTGCGCTGGCAGGCGGCGGCCCGGATGCTGACCGCCCAGCCGGTGCTCGGCGTCGGCCCCGGCGGGTTCCGCGAGCACTACGCCGCCGAGTCGCACAACGCCGAGGTCGACGAGCAGACCCCGGTGGCGCACGACATGTACCTCGAGGTCGCCGCGGAACTCGGCCTGCCCGGGTTCGCGCTGTTCGCCGGGGTGGTCGGCACCGCCGCGGTGGCGAGCGAGCGGACGGTCCGGCGGGCCGGCCCCGGCGCGCGGCGGACGGAGGCGGTCGCGATCCAGGCGGCGCTGCTGGCCGTTCTGGTGACTTCGACGTTCCTGTCCGAGCAGTACTACCTGCCGTTCTGGTCGCTGGCCGCGCTCGCCGTCGCGACCGAAGCCCGGGTTCGAGAAGGAGAGGGAAGCGCCGATGCGGGTGCTGCACGTGATCAGTGA
- a CDS encoding glycoside hydrolase family 27 protein: protein MPARTRSRVLHLFTAAAAAVALSAAVPPAAVAAPGSPAVTPPLGWNSWNSFGCNVSESTIHQAADAMVSSGMRDAGYQYVVVDDCWFDPQRDAQGNLRGNASKFPGGMKALGDYIHARGLKFGIYQVPTDRTCAQRGGAYPGSTGSQGHETQDARTFASWGVDYLKYDWCSPAGTRDEQVSRFGLMRDALRGTGRPIVYSINPNSYHAITGDKYDWGQVADLWRTTEDLLDIWQNGNTNSYPMGVGNVLDVTAPLAAQAGPGHWNDPDMLVVGRPGLSLTESRAHFTLWALMAAPLMAGNDIRTMSADISAVLRNPRLLAVDQDRLGAGGRRVRDDGDVEVFAKPLADGSVAVGLLNRGGTTTAISTTAAQIGLSGTSFTLTDLWTGGTSASSGAISASVPAHGAAAYRVSGGTPLAATTSRLRGAGANRCLDVDNASTASGAGTLIWDCQTAANQLWTTWANGEIRVFGDKCLDATTSGARVFSRTCTGQSNQQWTLGSDGTIRNVQSGLCLDVEGAATANGTHAILWTCNGQANQRWSRV, encoded by the coding sequence ATGCCCGCTCGAACCCGTTCACGGGTCCTGCACCTGTTCACCGCGGCGGCCGCCGCGGTGGCGTTGTCCGCAGCGGTTCCGCCGGCCGCCGTCGCCGCGCCCGGGAGCCCGGCGGTGACCCCGCCACTGGGCTGGAACAGCTGGAACAGCTTCGGCTGCAACGTCAGCGAGTCCACCATCCACCAGGCTGCCGACGCGATGGTCTCCTCGGGCATGCGTGACGCCGGCTACCAGTACGTCGTCGTCGACGACTGCTGGTTCGACCCGCAGCGCGACGCCCAGGGCAACCTGCGCGGCAACGCCTCGAAGTTCCCCGGCGGCATGAAGGCCCTCGGCGACTACATCCACGCCCGCGGCCTGAAGTTCGGCATCTACCAGGTCCCCACCGACCGCACGTGCGCCCAGCGCGGCGGCGCCTACCCCGGCTCCACCGGCAGCCAGGGCCACGAAACCCAGGACGCCCGCACGTTCGCTTCCTGGGGCGTCGACTACCTCAAGTACGACTGGTGCTCCCCCGCCGGCACCCGCGACGAACAGGTCAGCCGCTTCGGCCTGATGCGCGACGCCCTGCGCGGCACCGGCCGGCCCATCGTGTACAGCATCAACCCCAACAGCTACCACGCCATCACCGGCGACAAGTACGACTGGGGCCAGGTCGCCGACCTGTGGCGCACCACCGAAGACCTGCTCGACATCTGGCAGAACGGGAACACCAACAGCTACCCGATGGGCGTCGGCAACGTCCTCGACGTCACCGCCCCGCTGGCCGCCCAGGCCGGTCCCGGGCACTGGAACGACCCCGACATGCTCGTCGTCGGCCGCCCCGGCCTGTCGCTGACCGAATCCCGCGCGCACTTCACCCTCTGGGCCCTGATGGCGGCGCCGCTCATGGCGGGCAACGACATCCGCACCATGTCCGCGGACATCAGCGCCGTCCTGCGCAACCCCCGCCTGCTGGCGGTCGACCAGGACCGCCTCGGCGCCGGCGGCCGCCGGGTCCGCGACGACGGCGACGTCGAGGTCTTCGCCAAGCCGCTGGCCGACGGGTCCGTCGCCGTCGGCCTGCTCAACCGCGGCGGCACCACCACCGCGATCAGCACCACCGCGGCGCAGATCGGGCTCTCCGGCACTTCGTTCACCCTGACCGACCTGTGGACCGGCGGCACGTCGGCGAGCAGCGGAGCGATCAGCGCGAGCGTGCCGGCCCACGGCGCCGCCGCCTACCGCGTCTCCGGCGGCACCCCGCTCGCCGCCACGACGTCGCGGCTGCGCGGCGCCGGCGCCAACCGCTGCCTCGACGTCGACAACGCCTCCACCGCGTCCGGCGCGGGCACGCTGATCTGGGACTGCCAGACCGCCGCCAACCAGCTGTGGACCACCTGGGCGAACGGCGAGATCCGCGTCTTCGGCGACAAGTGCCTCGACGCCACGACCAGCGGAGCCCGCGTCTTCAGCCGGACGTGCACCGGGCAGAGCAACCAGCAGTGGACGCTCGGCTCGGACGGCACGATCCGCAACGTCCAATCAGGACTGTGCCTCGACGTCGAAGGCGCCGCGACGGCCAACGGGACCCACGCGATCCTGTGGACCTGCAACGGCCAGGCGAACCAGCGGTGGAGCCGCGTCTGA
- a CDS encoding polysaccharide deacetylase family protein: MTPRPLASVSVDLDNLWAYLKTHGDPGWRDRPSFLPSAVPRLLEILGEQGLTTTVFVVGADVVREDGAKAVAEIAAAGHEVANHSFGHEPWLHRYSRERLEDELSRTEAAITAAGAPRPRGFRGPGYSVTRDLVELLAERGYAYDASTLPTWIGPLARAYHNRTAKTSDEGLGELFGGVSRVLAPVHAYRWQTGAGSALVELPVTTMPLLRTPIHGSYLLQLHALSPRLAKAYFRTALRLCLVRGVSPSLLLHPTDVLGAAEAPGMEFFPGMAAPGARKVTWLGWVLSALREHFDVVGTGEYVSRTPLRRTRPVTGLDAGR, from the coding sequence GTGACCCCGCGGCCGCTCGCGAGCGTCTCGGTCGACCTCGACAACCTGTGGGCCTACCTCAAGACCCACGGTGATCCCGGCTGGCGCGACCGGCCCAGTTTCCTGCCATCCGCGGTCCCGCGGCTGCTGGAGATCCTCGGCGAACAGGGCCTGACGACGACGGTGTTCGTCGTCGGCGCCGACGTCGTCCGCGAAGACGGCGCGAAGGCGGTCGCCGAGATCGCCGCCGCCGGGCACGAGGTGGCCAACCACTCCTTCGGTCACGAACCCTGGCTGCACCGCTACTCCCGCGAGCGGCTCGAGGACGAGCTGAGCCGGACCGAAGCCGCGATCACCGCCGCGGGCGCGCCCCGGCCGCGCGGGTTCCGCGGCCCCGGCTACAGCGTCACGCGCGACCTGGTCGAGCTGCTCGCCGAACGCGGCTACGCCTACGACGCCAGCACGCTGCCGACGTGGATCGGCCCGCTGGCCCGCGCGTACCACAATCGCACGGCGAAGACCTCGGACGAAGGACTCGGCGAGCTGTTCGGCGGGGTTTCCCGGGTGCTGGCGCCGGTGCACGCCTACCGCTGGCAGACCGGCGCGGGCAGCGCGCTGGTGGAGCTCCCGGTGACGACGATGCCGCTGCTGCGCACGCCGATCCACGGTTCGTACCTCCTGCAGCTGCACGCGCTCTCGCCGCGGCTGGCCAAGGCGTACTTCCGGACGGCGTTGCGGCTCTGCCTCGTGCGCGGGGTGTCGCCTTCGCTGCTGCTGCACCCCACCGACGTCCTGGGCGCCGCCGAGGCTCCCGGGATGGAGTTCTTCCCCGGGATGGCGGCACCGGGTGCGCGGAAGGTGACCTGGCTCGGCTGGGTGCTTTCCGCGCTGCGGGAGCACTTCGACGTCGTCGGCACCGGCGAGTACGTCAGCCGGACGCCTCTGCGGCGCACCCGGCCGGTGACCGGATTGGACGCCGGAAGATGA